Within the Garra rufa chromosome 16, GarRuf1.0, whole genome shotgun sequence genome, the region TTCATAGTTGATGCAATGCTGAAATGTTGAGAAAACACTTAAAATCAAAACAATTTCTGTAAGTCTCAAATTTCTGTTTAATTATAGCCACAGATCTTTGAGTGAATATATAATTACAATTATAATTACATGTTATCAGTTACTACATAGCTCTGAACATAATCTTATTTTGATCTTATGTACCTCATATTAAGATCAATGTGCCATTATCTTTTCAAATAGAGTAAATCAATTCTTCTGACCAACCTGCATGAGCCCAAAGCCATTGCCATGATCGCCCCACCCATCCTTCAGAGTGGCTCCAGCTCTGGACTCTCTGGATATGATAGCAGCAATCACAGCCGGGTCCATCTGTTTTGCTGTGGCAACATTGATGATTTTACTCTTGTATTGTGCCATCCGAGCCAGGTCATGCTCAGCCAGTTTTTTGGAAGCTTCAACACCTTTGAATCAAAATCGTTGATATAGAGCTAAGAGTGTAAACTTGTGATTGAAGTAGAACTGGTTTCTCTTTCTCACTTCTTCCTATAAGGAGGGAGGGACAAAATCGCCATGTTCAGTGTTGTCATAACTAGTCGCTGTGAAATTCAGGAACTTCTGTGTTCTAGTCAGACTGTATTAGCATCACACTCAAGCCAGTCTGAATCTTGCATGTAGGCCTACTGCAATTTCACTgcatttaaaatgtcttaaaatgtCATGGTTGGTTGATCAATTGAATAACAGTCACATTAAGGGGAGACACaacaggcaaaaacacagttttttcatgcacctgtcaagtttgagattttgggctttttggtgtttcattaaatgttttttctGACCAGTGGAACGAAAACACCCCAAAGTCACTGTTAAGACTTTCTTTTATAACACTTTAACTATTTGTGTCAAAAGATTTCAATtccaatccatatttttaaaagccgttttctcaaaatgagttttttctcctatgCCACCACCTTGGGAGATTCTGCAATGGAAGCTGCCACCTCAGGAGGAGCTGGAGCTAGTTTAGGAGCGAACACCTGGATTGGAATTTGCTCTGGAGTGGAATGGGTTTAGGAGTGGATTCATGGACTAGAATGGGCTCTGGAGTGGATTCATAGAGGGGAGTGAACTCTGGCATGAACTTGTAGACTTGAGCAGGCTCTGGCATGAACTCATAGACTTGAGTGGGCTCAGtgttaacattaacattagccaatgtgagaatGGCCTTATgttgcttagaagttaccctAACTACCCAACCCAAGTTACCCAACCCACAGACTTTTACATCTCATCTTGGAGGGAAGTGGAGGGTAAGAGTGGTCTTGAATTTTCTCCATTTGCACAAAACCTGACTTTTGATTTATGGTGTCTCTTCAGAGATGGCTTTGTAATATTTTCTATCCTGATGAGCAACAGCAACTCTTTTTCTGAGGTCCTCAGGTCAATCTCTTTTGTTCATGCCATGATTCACTTTCACAAACCTGTTCATACTTTAATAGATCTCTGTTCTTTGAATGAAACAGGGCACACACTGACACCTTATAGCCATCCAATTGATTGAAAACACAGCTGAACAGATGGACTCTAATAAAATTAACAGCTAATCCCAGAGATTTACATACCTTTGCCACTCACAGATGTCTGAGATGTTCTGCATTGTAAGTGCAGCTTTTGATAGCGTTTgttaacctgaaaaaaaaaaaaaaaaaaaaaaatgttttgctggAGAATTTAGGCTTTGAAAAGggaagttggaaaaaaaaaaaaaacacaataaaccaaaaagaatggcatctacttTTAATGTGACACAACTGAGTCTTCAGATTTGCACATTATATGGAAGCATGGCTTGCAGTTAACACACTTTGACATGTTGCATTTATGTGGTTTAGCGATTTGAAACTAGCTTGTGTTTTTTCCTAATCCTTCTAAACCAGCATATAATTCACCCATTGACTGTCTCTGTtttaaaaaaggacaaaaaaaaaatgctcattgTAATGTGCCTTGACCAGCACAcgatcagctaaggaccagcataaaccagcaaaggaccagtataaaccagcattACATACCTAAttagcatcccagcatcaaatcTACCTAACCAACATATGTTGGTTTTTTAACCAGGGAACGGGCTGCTCAGAAAGTCTAAAATACCTAGACCCAATAAGCATGCAAAGCCCTGATGGGACATAGGATATGGTGCAGATGCAGTTTCCTTAGGAACAAATGCTTGCATATTATAAACTGTTCTCTGAAAGTACTTTGTAGGCATGTCTGCAGTCTAACCATGCAGTTATTCTTACCAAATTCCAAATAAGCAGTGTCCATAAACAGTGCATATAaatcactcactttcttcctacaCACTAAAGCCAGTAAAAGCGGCGTATGGAATGAGAGCACTTTCAGTTAAGTTGCATTCAGCAGTTTGAAACATGGCTTGGAAAGTGTGCTAAGCACCAAAGACAGATCCTAGGAAGGTACCAGGTTAGGGCAAGAAAGTCGCAGCAGCCTCACTCCTCTCAGAAACCCCACtaccaaaaaaagtttttttgtttttgacaacAAAGAACCCAAACATTTCACTCTGTTGTCTGCAACAAACAAGGAAACATATGGGTGCAAAACACCAAGGTGAAGTCTCTTGCATAGTGTGTTGTCGTCTGCTTCACCAGGCGACAGTTTCCTCCTCAGGCCATCGCAAACAGGAACATGGCTGGGACCCAATATCTTGTGACTGGTGCAATACGGAGCGTTAAGTTAAACAGAACCCGTTACAATTTAAGAAACCTATTATATTACTCCATCTACAGTGAATGCATGCAGGATCTCTGACAGTAAGCACAACATTTGCTTCCAGTGTAACTCAGTGTTAAATGTGGCCAACCACTTTCTACTGCATGTTTCAGCTCATCTTTTTGTAAATCCATTGTGTAAACTCACCCAAATTGCCCCCTTTCCAAAATATTGCTTCCAGCGCCCCCCAGTGTTCTCTAAATGCAATGTTCTTTGTGACAATGCATCGCCCTCTGCAGTAAAAAACAACAAACTGtttcaaaatgtgtttgtgtCTGCTTGGATACTTTTATGAGGTTCTAAGATCATTGTGATAAATAATAGACACATGATTTgagtaaataaatgaattttatttaaaaagatcGCCATTATAGGAAATTCACTGCAGCTCTGTAGTATCATTAAAATGGTCATACTTTGAAAACTCAAACTCTTAAATGGTTGGAATATCTATATGTAACTAACCCTACCCTACCTCTAGGCCtaatattaaaaatgattattaattaatattaatattaattatcttGAGTTGTTGTACTTATTTCACTAATGTAAAGGTTTTACAGGTTCCTGTACATTCTTCAGTACACACCTGCACTGTAGGTGTATATTTTGAAATGGAGTAAATCTGTTCCTCTGACCAACCTGCATAAGGCCAAAGGCATTGCCATGATCACCCCATCCACCATTCAGAGTGACTCCAGCTCTTGACTCTCTGGATATGATGGCAGCAATCACATATGGGTCCATCTGCTCTGCCAACTTTGTGATCACACTCTTGTAGATCTTCATCCATTCCAAATCAGTCTTAGACAGTTTTTTGGAGGCTTCAACAACTTTTCAAGATTTAATGCCGTGATCCATGCTGTGCCAATATTTCCACACACGGCCCAGCTCTGGCTGAAATGGTACATGCCATTCCAGACATGAGGCCAGTGGTGCCAGCTTTGGGCCAAAATTGTTTGCTATGTGAGATTGTAAGACAAAactaagaattttattttttgtttatgttttaagAAAGCACACCTTAGCCGGTAAATGATAAGTCAACAGGTTTATCAGGTTTTTCAGGTGCTTCATAcacctcaaaatgttaaaaattacatttgaatgaATCTGCTAGACTAAAGTGAAAGTTCTAACTTTGCAGGTGCAGGCAAGAGAAATAAAATGAAAGTATGTGGGAAATCTTAGCACTTACGCCAGTGTAAAAGCATGCCATGTTTCAACTTTTCTTATCAAATGGTTTAGAATTGTTTAATTAGAATTTGATCAGATTTGGCAGTCATCCTCTAAAAAGGACTTTCAATGAAAGAgcctaaaacaataaataaacaaaaccagacatatttacaatataaaataacaatatatGATTAGACTGAATTTCAGGACTCAATTCTAGTCTGTATGGTTTGTGAGTTATAAGCAAGTACTGTATGCATAAAACTGTACATTATAGTGCTGGCTAGTAGCAGAAGGCTGTGCTTTAAACAATGGAAACACTATACTGTGATATACTGTTACATGAAAGACACGTGATTTGAGTAAATACATAAGTTTTGTTTTATCCAAACAAATACAGAACAAAATACACAAATGTCACGGTATGTCTAGGAAGGAGCGCAAGACAAGGAGGAATACAATATGAAGTCTTTTAATGAATCCATACAAGGTAAAATCCATTGACGAGTGGCAGGGACACTCAAACAGAGAGAGATGAGTTCTGACAACAAGGTTTGGAGGGTGCTGGGGAAGCACGGGCTCTGGAGGGCACTCGGGAGGCacgggctctggagggcgcttGGGAGGTGAGGACCCTGGAGGGCCCTCTGGAGGGTGCGGGCTCTAGAGGGTGCTAGGGAAGTGCGTGCTCTGGAGGGCGCAGGATTTGGAGGGCGCTTGGGAGGAACGGACCCTGGAGGGTGTGGGCTCTAGAGGGTGCTAGGGAAGTGTGGGCTCTGGAGGGCGCAGGATTTGGAGGGCGCTTGGGAGGAACGGACCCTGGAGGGTGCGGGCTCTAGAGGGTGCTAGGGAAGTGTGGGCTCTGGAGGGCGCAGGATTTGGAGGGCGCTTGGGAGGAACGGACCCTGGAGGGTGCGGGCTCTAGAGGGTGCTAGGGAAGtgcgggctctggagggcgcaGGATTTGGAGGGCGCTTGGGAGGAACGGACCCTGGAGGGCGCGGGCTCTAGAGGGCGCACGGGAAGTGCGGGTTCATGGAGGGTGCTGGCTTTGGTAGGCGCTCAGGGGGAGTGGGCTCTAGACGGCACTCTGGGCGAGCGGGCTCCAGCGTGGaagccatcttggctgggaactctGGCACCTTAGCCCAGCTGAATGACTTGAGTGCTAGGTGGCGACCAGCAGGCTTAAGAGTTGGATGGAGGCCAACGGTACTGGGCACTGGGTGGCGGCCGACGGTACTGGATGAGTGGAAGTTCTGGATTGGGACTGGACACTCTCCAGACACCGGAGGATAGCTTCCCTCCAGCTCAGTCCAGTAGTGACTGGGAGGGTCCACAGGATGATGGGAATTGGCCCGATCCAAAACAGAGAATTGAGGGTGGCATCATCCAACTTTGACACTGTGGCTAGCCTGCAGAACTCCCAGGTGTACTCCATGAATGAGAGATCTCTGCGGCCTAGGGCGGAAAAGGGAGCAGCAACTTCCATGccgcagggaaaaaaaaaacaaaggaggAGCACACGTACACAGAGATGAGTTCTGACAACAAAGCATGGAAACAAACAACTCTTAAAGGGTGGCTAATTAACTAGATGAACTAATAATGATATAACAAAGGGAGGAACAGGAAAAATCAAATAAGGAAACACAGAACTTGGACAGGGGAAAAACAAGGAACACAAAGTCCATAATCCTGACAACAACAGTGAACAATgattataatgaaaaaaaaagttgaattatgACTGTTTCTTTTCAGTAACCCTTGCTTTTGAACCACTGGGCTCTGGCGACAACATCATTGGAGTAATCACCGCCGGTGGTGCCCACATCCATGCGATCATATGTACGGACGTTTTTCACTCCTGCATTGTAGGCTGATATTCCCCCTGAAATAGAAATTATACTACAACTGAGCTATGAAATCAAACCAAGTACTGaaataatattaacattaacGCATTTACATTTACGTTCTGAAAAGGCATGCTTATATTATTATTTCTAAAACCTTTGTAAAAATCTTCTGATTATCAGAAGTTGCAAgttcaataaattaataaatcaataaaaatcttTGTCCTGTTGCACTTCACCTTTAAAGCATTGCTCTTTGGTCCACTGAGGAAACTTTGCTCTGATGTCATTAATAAAGCCAATGAGTATCTCAGTCCCTTGTGTGAGATGTTCCTCACTGTCCCATTTACCCACCAGCTTGTGATAGCGTTTGTCAACCTGAAAGGAAACATAAGCAGTGAAAAgagcattttaatattttacagtttactCGCTGGATTAACCTGCTGTTGATAAAGGAAGTGCAGCAGGGGAACTTGTGCTTTGAAAAGGGAAGTTGGGAAAAATCAAGTTTACACAATGAATAAAATAAGAACAGCTTTATTGTGACACAAACAAGTCTTCAGATGTGGCTATTAAATGGAGGCATAGCTTGCAGTGAACATGCCTTGACACACTTGCAGGCTTTGCATTCATGTGGTTTATCGGTCTGAAAGTAGCTTATGTAATTTCCTGAGGCTTCTCAAATATCCTATAATATTCTGTCCCTGTTTACAAAAAGGTCAAATAATGCACATTATAATATTAaggttaccaaaaaaaaaaaaaaaaaaaagggaatccctgtaatgtaaatgtaatgtaatgtaatgtaaataataaataacgtgaatttgtgcattttaatgtgtttgaaagacaatagccttccgaagacattaatacatggttaaataatactaaataatacTAAATGCACACATACTAAATGTATATGTTCATAGTTTATGCAATGCTAAAATGTTGAGAAAACacttaaaatctaaataatttatgtaaatccagtggtcaaaGGATGTGTGGACTCTCAATTTTCTCTTTAATAATAGCCACAGGTCTTTGAGTGAATAAATAATTACAAGGCCTCAATTTTCGGAATCCAATTACATAAAGATAACatataatcagttactacccGGCTCTGAACATCATCTACTATTAATCTTATGTGCCtcgtattaaaaacattgtaGTATTATCTTTTCAAAGAATCTATTCTTCTGACCAACCTGCATGAGCCCAAAGCCATTGCCATGATCGCCCCACCCATCTATCAGAGCGGCTCCAGCTCTGGACTCTCTGGATATGATAGCAGCAATCACAGCCGGATCCATCTGCTTCGCTCTGCCAACATTCATGATCTTACTCTTGTATTGCGCCATCCGAGCCAGGTCATGCTCAGCCAGTTTTTTGGAAGCTTCAACACCTTTGAATCAAAATCGTTGATATAAATCACAATGCATGTAACTTAAGTTAACTTAAGCCAGAAACAATTGTTTAACAGTCATACCCTTTACGGTTAATTTGTCCTGTTTTGCTGTCGCCTCTGATGCACCAGTGGTGTCTATTTTCGTGATGTCTCCATAAATGCATGCTAGAAAATACATGGTAACTATTGTCTGAAGGAAGCCTTTAAAAAGTcagtaaataatttattttaaatcattcaTCACAGTAACATATTAAGTAAGGAATTATTTAGCAGAGGATAAAATTATCTTACCCATGATGACTCAAAACGTCTGAATACAAAACAGAACTGAATTGTGACTTCAGCCTGCTAAGAGTGTAAACTTGTGATTGAAGTAGAACTGGTTTCACTTTCTCACTTCTTCCTACAAGGAGGGACAAAAACGTCATGTTCAGTGTTGTCATAACCAGACATTGCGAAATTCAGGAACTTCTGTGTTTTAGTCAGACTGTATTTGCATCACACTCAAGCCAGACTGGATCTTGCATGTAGAACTACTGCAATTGTACTacatttaaaatgtcttaaaatgtCATGGTCGATCAATTGAATAACAGTCACATTAAGGGGAGACACaacaggcaaaaacacagttttttcatgcacctgtcaagtttgagattttgggctctttggtgtttcataaagtgttttttcagactagtggaacgaAAACGCcccaaagacactgttaagtctttcttttatagcactttaactATTTGtctcaatagatttaaattacaatccatattttcaaaggctgttttctctaaatgatttttttctcccaCACTAAGCCATAagtctccacttcagtagcatatACACACCATTCTTTACATTTTTATCCGTGCctatattttgaaggtttttactgagggatttgttcttatataatttgcttgattttatgcaacattttattccccccaaaatgtttaaaaaatacataGTTTTCTGTCTGatctaagtttttttctgaattatggagtgataaTATGACAGTGTTTATGATGAGTACTCATAATAGCCAATTGTTCGGTATTCGGTTCATGCAAGAATCGACTCATAAGAGTGATTCATTTGAAAAAATACGCCGTGTGAATTGATTTACATGGCAATT harbors:
- the lygl1 gene encoding lysozyme g-like 1 isoform X2; translated protein: MACIYGDITKIDTTGASEATAKQDKLTVKGVEASKKLAEHDLARMAQYKSKIMNVGRAKQMDPAVIAAIISRESRAGAALIDGWGDHGNGFGLMQVDKRYHKLVGKWDSEEHLTQGTEILIGFINDIRAKFPQWTKEQCFKGGISAYNAGVKNVRTYDRMDVGTTGGDYSNDVVARAQWFKSKGY
- the lygl1 gene encoding lysozyme g-like 1 isoform X1; protein product: MGFLQTIVTMYFLACIYGDITKIDTTGASEATAKQDKLTVKGVEASKKLAEHDLARMAQYKSKIMNVGRAKQMDPAVIAAIISRESRAGAALIDGWGDHGNGFGLMQVDKRYHKLVGKWDSEEHLTQGTEILIGFINDIRAKFPQWTKEQCFKGGISAYNAGVKNVRTYDRMDVGTTGGDYSNDVVARAQWFKSKGY